The Deinococcus aquaticus genomic interval CAGGTGCGCCGCCCAGCCCTGCTCGCGCATGTGCTGCGCGATGTGCGGCGCGAATTCCAGGTGCGGCCGCGCGAACGGGAAGGGACCGCCGGGCGTGGCTGTGCGCTCCACCCACACGTCCCGCCAGCCGTGCGGGCGCGGCCAGACCTTCTGGAAGGCTTCCTTGGCCGCGAACCGCGCCGCGAGGCTGGGCGCCGGGTCGCTCAGGCGCGCGCAGTACGCGAGTTCCGTGGGTGTGAACAGCTTCTCGGCCCGCCGGCCCTCGCGCTCCAGCATGCGCCGGATGCGGTCGATCTCGATCAGGTCGTGGCCCACGGCGATAATCACCCGTTCAGGATACGGTCCCCGCGCGCCGGCGCGCCGTATTCTGGGCGGAATGAACGCTGCCCAGCCGCTTTTTCCCGATGTTCGCCTCGAAACGGTCGCCGGGCGCCTGCGGGAAGTCCGGGCGCAGTGGGAGGCGCTGGGCGTCACGCGCGTGCGGGTGTTCGGGTCGGTCGCGCGCGGCGAGGCGGGTGAGGCCAGCGATATCGATCTGCTGATCGACTTCGCGCCGGGCGAGGCGCGCGGCCTGCTGGACCTGATGCGGGC includes:
- a CDS encoding 4'-phosphopantetheinyl transferase superfamily protein translates to MIIAVGHDLIEIDRIRRMLEREGRRAEKLFTPTELAYCARLSDPAPSLAARFAAKEAFQKVWPRPHGWRDVWVERTATPGGPFPFARPHLEFAPHIAQHMREQGWAAHLTLTHTREHASAVVILEGR